A stretch of DNA from Toxotes jaculatrix isolate fToxJac2 chromosome 15, fToxJac2.pri, whole genome shotgun sequence:
CGCTTAGTTAGCAAGACACTGATCCATAAATTGCTTTCTGATACAACtgatcaaagaggaggagaataTCCAAATGAGTTTATTCCCAAGTGGAGAACATTTATCCACACACACGACAGCACCTGGAAGTAACATCATGCATAAAGAAGAGAGAACTAAATGATCATTCCACTGTTAGTGTTAGGTATCAGGAGGATCACAAGGAGCACTATGCAGATGGGCGGGAATAGAAGCCCCTAACAGGCTCTGTTCAATTTCTTCCTCAAAAACtttcatcaaaaacacacatcagcaaaCAGATGCGAGAGAAAGTAAGAAACATAGCAGCTAGAAGTGAATCACAGAAGGACTCAGTGTAATGCAGTTCCCTCTCTGTTATGAAAAGAGCGAAAACAGTGATTCAACAGATCAAATCTAATCCTTTACGCTCCGTTGGGAGCATCTGGGAAGGCCTGCAATGGCGTGACACGTTGTTTAAATAAAGCAACACATGCAGCATTAGACgtaatatgtatttaaaaaacacacacacatacgtgagATATTCTTCATAATCCCACATCAGCTCTGTCTTGGCTTTCTATGCATGTAACTGGGTGTCATCCTGCCCGTTCACCAGGCCGGGCTGAGGGGAGATAAACACACTGAGGCCAGAGCTGCCCCAATGGAAATCTATTTATGGTAGCAGTGGTCAGTAATATTGTCATTATACTTCATTGTGGATTCACGTTTATTCACTGACACTCGGACAATAACAAATGTTGCGTCATGATGTCTGCTGATGCTCATTCACTGAGGCTGCAGCACGGTGCTGCAGGGTGTAGCTACACTTCGTTCAACCACAAATAAGGACaggccaaataaaaaaaacaaacacccccccccccccccgcaaaAAAAACCTCCAGCTCAATCGACATTTGTGATCTCGCCATTACTGTAAACGTGTCTTATTCTGACCCTGCTGCTCTCCCTTAACGACAGCATCCTTATCAGTGAACAAACCAGACCCTCGACAAACCAAGAACCGATGAGAAGCGCAatgagaaacattaaaaaaaaaaaaaaacatcccataGACAGATATCCCGTTTCTTACCGTTCAGAGCAAAGCGatggtttgttttcatattgATACGCATCCTGCTTGAACACTCGACGATGTCTGCAGTTAAGGCTCGCCCTGACTCCCTCTGACACAGCCCAACGTAATACCTCCGCTGGAGAAGCAGCTCCTCCTAAGTCCACTGGGGGACGCTGTCTGTCTGGTCTGAATGGACCCACTGTACCACCACAAACATAACCTCATGTGCTGTTGGAAATGGGTGGAGTACTGTATGTAGACGGTTGGAGCTTAAGTAAATACACACTGAATAAATTCACAACATTTCTGTCACTTGAATGCGAGGAAAAGGGATAAAAAGTTAGGAATGAGAGAAATGATAAACGCCCCTTGTAAGTCACCATAATTTTGACTTTGGCAGCTGTTTCTTCAAAAATGGAGAATGTTAATATTGTCAACAACTTGCTGTTTGTCATACATACATCATTTTGAGATACTAAGGACAGGGCTTTTGCAGTTCAGAGTCCCTAAAATCAAACTTATGAAATACGAAATCATAATATTAAATCGCTAAAtcataataatactaataccaGGACCGCTGTTATACTGTCAACATAATAAGTGAAACTTGTTATGGAGAggttgtaaatgttttttttttcttttaaagaagcTAATgcaagtaaaaacacaaaattaacacTTTGAAAATTCGAAATTAAGTCATAAATGATCACGGTCAAATTTACGAAATAAAAGTGTTAATAAAAAGTTGGAATGATTAAAATAAGACAAACCGAAGGATACACgtggtttttattgtttcatattTGTGGTTGTTTGCTATTTTGCAAAAAATTTGCTCTTTGATGACTAAACTATCCATTAACCTTTGCGGCCTGTAGCGTAATTCATGAGCCACTTAAGATAAATCAGGCAAACTGTTTGTATTACAACTGTAAGTTGAAACTAGTGTCGCCCAGGGAGCTGGTGTCACCGAAACTGCAGAGTGGGCCCTCAATGAACAGCGGAAACACCACGTCctaccgttttttttttttttattccaggtGACACCCAATCAGAGCAACACTCGGGGCCGCGCCCAGCCCGTATCGGAACCCGCGGACGCGCCACAGGTAAACCACAGGTGTGCTGTTCCGCAGTTTGAAGGAGACACGGCTCGATCACGAAACTGTGGAAAATTAAGGCATCGCTGCTGAAGAATTAAGTGAAGATGGTGGAGTGAGCatggcagaaaattaaaattatcAAGTTTCAGAGGAGAAACTCAGTTTGTTCTCACTTCAAGTGATTTTCCCCCCTTCGATTCTAAAATTGAATGGCGTGATTGGATCTCAACGACGTGGATATTCACATTAGTTGGGACTGTGGAAAATGGATTCAAGCGTTACCACACGAAGaggagttttatttattattttcacagtgtTAAGTCTTCTGCATGGCTCCAGAGGAGAAATCCCTCCCAAACCAACCGCCGGTGTCACGATTGTTCCCCCAGTCAAGCCCGACAATGAGCCCCAGGCCTATCCAGACGCAGAAACAGCAAGTTTACCGGTCTTTACTATGAATTATCCAAGAATTCAGATACCCTTTGAGATCACTCTTTGGGTGCTGCTGGCTTCATTTGCGAAGATTGGTAAGTAACTGCAAGATATGCTTGAACAGGTGGTTTAATTTACACTGAGGTGGGTTAAAATCCAAGTCTAAGAGATTATTTTGTGAATAATAGCTGTAACCCTCTCAGGGAGTATGCAGGTAAACCCCTTTCTGACAGAGTGTGCTCCTTTCTCATCAGCCCTGTTCCTGTTTTTGAACGTAAGTCACATGTCTTTTGCTCAGGCTTCCATGTGTACCACAAGATCACCATCTGGGTGCCAGAGTCATGCCTTCTGATCAGCATTGGTCTGATCGTGGGTGCCATCATGCACTCTGTCCACGAGGAGCCCCCTGCTGCGCTTTCCAGCAATGTCTTCTTCCTCTACATGCTGCCCCCCATTGTCCTCGACTCGGGTTACTTCATGCCCACCAGACCTTTCTTTGAGAACATTGGCACGGTCCGTTACACATCACCCACTGTCTCTGAGAACAAATTCAAGTTCTTGTTGTCACACAAGGACTATTTGacattttccctctgtgtttgtgcaggtatTGTGGTTTGCGGTTGTCGGGACTCTGTGGAACAGCATTGGTATAGGCATGTCTCTGTTTGCCATATGCCAGATCGAGGCTTTTGGGGTGCAGGACATCAACCTCCAGGAGAACCTGCTGTTTGCCACCATCATCTCGGCCGTGGACCCTGTGGCTGTGCTGAGCGTGTTTGAGGACGTGTCTGTGAACGAGCAGCTCTACATCGTGGTATTTGGGGAATGCCTCTTCAATGATGCTGTCACTGTGGTGAGTTAGCTCAGGCAGAGACAATGAGGATGTTGAATTTGAGCTTATtgggattttaaaacatttctgtgcTTTGAATGATGTTGACACGAAGCTGACACTTGTTGCAACACCGTGGTCTGCTTTGGATACCTCTGGGCTACTGCTTGTTTTGAAAACATACAGGGACAGCTTCTCctgtacaaacacataaaacaaaattagtGATCAATATCAGTCCCACAAAGACCCTACTATATGTGGTTTTTCTAGCCAGGTCTGAGGTCAGTATTTTACTTCATAAATAACACACATGTAGTTTATTATGGAGACCATTGTGACCCTGCCTACAGTTTAAAAACCTGTTTTGGACCTTTTAATTTTCAACACTACTATAATACATGAAACAGCAGGTTCACTATTGTGTTGCCTGAAGCTTTTCTATTCTTTTACACACTGAAGACTCAGCTCAGGTTTCGTATGATACTGTACAATGTGTTCACTCTCTTTTCTGGGTTAGTATGCATGTATGAgaacatgatgtgtgtgtgaaggaaaagggaaaagattGCCCAACAGATAAATTATTCAAAAATGGAAGTGAGGGAATGTTTTCGGAGATGCCAAACAGATGTCTCTACAGTCCCAGGTCTGTTTTCCTTAGATGTCACCAAACCTGTTTCTGAGGTCAGTGTTTCATTTGGTTATAAGGGAggagttaacacacacacacacacacacacacacacacacacacacagtgctgtctGAAATTTGACTGAAGCGAGCTCATGCTCAAATTTCTCCACCTCGCCCTCACTTTATTGTGCTAAAACCCACCCACCTACATTAACCTGCTCTTAGCTTTGGTGTGGTGACCCCTTTGTTTAGTACACAGTAGCAGAGCTGATGCAGAAAGTGAAGACAAACATTTACCCAGGAGACAGGAAAAGCCCAGACATGGTATTTGTGTTACAGAATTGCACCAATCAAACAAGATGTaatatttgacaaaaacacaaacacttctgaTTTATTGAAAGCAATGCTGTCACCTGTGAGATGTTGTGTTGCTGGTGTTGACAGTTGTAGGGGCCCAGTGGAATTGTATTACTAACAAGTGTGTTGTGGTTGGTTAATTGATATTATTAGTATAACCACCATTGAAATGCAAAGGCAAGAGTTGCCGTCTTACTTTGCACTTTGTTTGAGACAGATGATTAAAAACAGGACCAGTAAGTTTCCTGTTTGCCTTGTCTCAATCATTCTAGTATGATCGAAAACGTCTTTGCCAGAGTGTTTGACAAACTTGTCCAGAGCAGAAAGGTAATTTTACTTATTTAGGGCTATTtatcaagacaaaacaaacaacaacaacaacaagcaaagTAGCAATTTGCTAGTAAACATGAAAACCCTTGATCCAAATTGAATACCACAATAAAACTGTGACCAAGCTGAAGGTATTCTAttctatgtatttattttaagcaaatcctatgaaaagaccaaaaccaacaatttgGAAtggaaaactttaaaaacaagtcagaaatatataaactttgatataaaaaaaaaaggtaaaatatatttcttaaACGCCtgagcactgtagtttttagctaATGTTTTTCAAACAGGAGTATACTGTTCATTTGCTGTTGGACtactttcagctgcagatttggTGCactagtgagtatttacagcagcaggacggtGTATGTGAATTTGAtccaaaataaactacagtgcctgTGTTcgtggtaatgaaggaacatgtcacacaatagagctctatggcacagaggaacatTGGCTACACATACCTACATTCATCGTCTATGCAGAAGAGTAGGAAAAGGAATAAAAACTGGTTGCTCTGCCGAGTGTTCCTTTTCCATGAGTCATTCACTGTGCTTGGGGAAATTAGATTATCTAATTGCAAACAGTGCAGAGTAAATATTTCAATACATCACTCTTATCTGGAGCAGTGTTCTTAGAGGCCACAGCCCCTGACACCACCCATGACCTCTGACTGGGATGTGTGGGCTGGTGTTTGTATGTGCGTGCATTCAAAGCTGTGCAtaaaagagtgtgtgtctgcgtgagTGTTTCTGCACGTTTGTGAACATGTGTGCATATGCTTTCAGGTGCTGTACAACATGTTCAGCTTTGTGGCGGACATGCCAGTGGTGGAGCCAGTGGACGTTTTCCTGGGCATGGCGAGGTTCTTTGTGGTCGGGCTCGGTGGGATGGGCTTTGGCCTTCTATTTGGCTTTGTGGCCGCCTTCACCACAAGATTTACTTCCAGGGTCCGAGAAATCGAGCCACTGTTCATATTCATGTACAGCTACCTGGCCTATCTGGTGGCCGAGCTCTTCACTCTCTCATCCATCATGGCGTGAGtagattttaaaatgttgacAGGCCCTGAATATTTTTAATGCTGCTAGAAAATGGCGAACTCACAtggttgtgtatgtttttctgcagcattgtTACCTGCGCCCTCACAATGAAATACTACGTGGAGGAAAATGTTTCCCAGCGTTCCTGCACAACCATCCGCCACGTGGTCAAGATGCTTGGCTCCATCTCGGAGAccctcatcttcttcttccttggGGTCGTCACAGTAACAACAGAACACGAGTGGAACTGGGGCTACATCCTGTTCACGCTGCTGTTTGCCTTTATATGGAGAGGTCTAGGTAAGCAGAGGGCAGGGGGGTATCTGGGTCATCTTAGAGGTCAGGTTTTGTTTGACTGCACCTGTTTACCTTGTAGTGCTGTGAAGCAGTGTATTTAGGAGAggattcttgttttctttgtatcGTGCACATACTCAACCACATGAGCGGCATAATttaacatccatccatttgTTTTACTGATAAACAGTTGCTGGAAGCAATGTACCAACAAATGTGGCAAGGGACAAACAAGGCAGGGAAACTGAAGACTACTAGCAAGGAAACAAGGATGTAAACTATgcaatatttttaaaagaaattggCTATACAAGTGTTTTAATGGGTGAAAAAATGAATTCAACTGGTGTGTCAGGCATCAAGAATACACACTGTGTATTTTGGTGggtaacactgaatgtaaacactgCCTTTGTTCCATAGGGTATATTATTTTTGCAgacctccagtggtttaacATTTCACCTTGCTGCAGTTATGTACAGGTGTGAGACCCCATGACGTCATTGGGTGTTGCTTATCAGTGAACCCAAAGCAGATGTGTGACCATACCCCATAGTGATGCTGGGTGTGCTCAAGCCATGAAACTTTGAACCAGAGGGGAAagcaaaaacagtttttgaGCCTGGTGTCAAGTGActctttaaagctgcattgtcttttcctttttttttttttttacctcttgaggcagcagaacaagctgtaaacacaacactgagagATCACTGTCTGTGATTGTTAATGGTGAATGTagctaaatgttaaatgttaagcCCGACTATCCACTCACCTTCTTGGTCTTCACCAGCTTGTGAGGAAGAAATTGGTGGAACGCTGTTACATTTATGAGCCAAACTCAATTTTTTTCAATAGCTAGTCACTATCTTTGTCTGCTGTTCGCTCCTGGGGAACAGCTACTTGCTGTGGTCTCTTTGTGGGTTCTTGCTGTGGCTGGAATCAAGGTTGATGAGAgagaactgaaacaataaagtTGGAGGATATAAAGCCAAAATAAGGAGTTGAAAGACGCTACAACGCTTGGAAAAGAGCTTTGAAGCATCTTTAAGGaaatgtaactgaaaaaaacatgttgacattCTTTCCTCCCAGGTGTCTTGGTGCTGACCCAGATCATTAACCCTTTCCGCACCATCCCATTCAACCTGAAAGATCAGTTTGGTTTGGCCTACGGTGGTCTTCGAGGTGCAATTTCATTTGCCTTGGCTTTCACTCTTCCTGATACCATTGGCCGCAAGCAGCTCTTCGTCACTGCCACCATTGCCATTATACtcttcactgtgtttcttcagGTAAGAGAGCGCACATGTGGTTATATGCAAAGTGTTGTCATGCTGTTGCTTGCTGGAAAAAGCTGTCACTGAAGTCTGCACATAAAGCAGTCTCTGAGTCTCAGAGAGACACAATAGACTTGAAACAGACTGGAGGTCTGTGTCACGATTTCCTTTTAAGCCTTGAACACACCACATGATTTAAAGTCCAGATAATAACTGATTTAATTATCTATTAAGTGGTAAGGGGTTTAGATTTAGTGCCCTTGTATTTCAACTCAATGTCAGATCAGTCTGACTTACAGCGACATCAAACAGATCTTTGTCCTCCAAAACAACCAAGTTTACAACAGAacagctttgtttctgctgcgATGAGGACTGTGAATCCAGCACCTTCCTCTGCATTGTCCAGTTAGGAATACTGtgattagtgttttttttgtgtaatgtcTCTATGTTGTGCTGCTTACACTGTGTACACAAATTCCATAAACTCTGGGTCATTAAAGTGAAATTAAGTAAAACCATCTTTATGACTAGAATCACTAAAGTTTACTAGTTGTCTACAAGTCCAGTCTGTGAAGGTCGTTCATTACAAGCATGATtcccagtctttttttttttttttttgagaagacttgtttttttcctcgTCTCCACAGGGCATCAGTATCCGACCTCTGATTGAGTTCATCAATGTCCGCAGAACCAACCGCAATCTTGACACCATCAATGTAGAGATCCACTGCAGGGTATGGCACAGCTTGTGATTATTGTACGTGTAGTGGAGAGTATGTTTTCGCGCACTGTGTTAACAGCTCTCACTTTGCTCTCAGCTCATGGAGCACACCATAGCAGGCATAGAGGACCTCTGTGGACAGTGGAGCCACTTCTACTGGAAGGACAAGTAAGAATGTTCTCTTCTCCTGTCTGCTCATTCTGCCCAACTACTACTCACTGCTCAACTGCTCCAAGCTAATCAAACCAAAGAGGAAGAATCTGCAGTTAAACTGGAAGAGAGAATGCAGTTTTAGGTTACCTGCTTTCAGTTTCCctctctgtggtttttgtttgaCGGTGCTTTTGTTCACGCTGCGACTGCGCGGGAATGTCGACCGCTAATTAGACTTTGGTGTCGTGTTCAGCTTCTGCCATCAGCAGCgacactgatgtttttcttcctgaagctctgaaatgttttctttagttCCTCTTTGGCTCTTCTGACACTTTCACATGTCCACCAGGTACATGATGCCAGTACTGTTAACAGCATGAAATTCCACTTTAACTTCTGTCAACAAATTTGTCTATCTGTTGTACATGTTAAGAACATACAGTGTTGTAGGTTATAGTACAGTATATCCACAAAATACCACATGTAAAATTACAAGCTTTGTTAGATACGTTATAAATTGTACATTATAGAACACAcagatgctttttttaaaatggcacAGTAGACACCTTCCTTCATTATTCTACCGCTTTCCCTTTATCCCatgcctctttttttctttttttttgtgttccctctcttcctcttggCTTTGTTGACACACTTTTCATGCCAGTCTTGTGAGACTGGTTCTTCAAGCTGCAGAttgtagattattttttttttaggtagtCAAAAAGTATTGGGACACAACAAGTTTTGGTTCTGTACTGTGGAAGAGTGTATTTAGAATGGAACATGGAATTTAAGCTTTAAGCACTTTAAAGAAAGAACTGTAGATATTTTTTGTGAGACAACATATTTGTGGTCAGTCTTTATAGATTTATGAGGAATAAATGAGAAAGTGGCTAAATGCCAGAGGGAATTCAAAGCAGTgggagacagacaaacatgctGGTTTTACCCTTTTTCAGGGGATCTGTTGATAATAAGACAAATTTAGAATACTGTACCTGTCTGATGCAATCAtttcttgtctcatttttaGGTTTATGAAATTCAACAGTCGAATCCTGCGTAAGATCCTGATCCGAGACAGCCGGGCCGAGTCCAGTATTGTGGCATTGTACAAGAAGCTAGAGCTGCAGAATGCCATGGAGATCCTGGACACGGTGACGGGAGACATCAGTGCCGCTCCGTCCATCGTCTCACTCTAGTATGAAACCTTCATTGTATTGCTGTGTTACTCTGAcagatattttctctttatctgtttttaaaatctgttttcgTCTGATTTTtagtgaggaaaagaaaagctctTCTAAACCTAAGAAGAAGTTCCTGGCTGCTGACCTGAAGAACATGCATGACATCCTGTCCAAGAACATGTACAAGATCAGACAACGGGTGAGATTAAAAAATCTGGCAGGAGGATAACAGCAGTGTGTACAccattctgctttttttcccccttgttttttttcacgTACCACACTGGTGGGAAGCGACTGAGCACATTTACGCAAGTACTGCAAGTATTGCGCTGTCTACTTCGGGGTCCCCTGTTGCCTTTCATTTGACAATGAGTTGTTAGCAGCTCCACCAAAGAGACATTTTCCCTCTGAACTTCTGGGATGGTTTCACTTAAATAACTGTCAGAGGTCCAAAGATTTTCAAACTATCCAATATTTCGTGTGAATGTTGGAGAAAATCccaaaaatgaatacaaatatCTGTAGAGCCTGTGGCGAGCTTTGatatttcctctttcatatcccattaatcatctcacatcacatcagatTTATCAGAATGTGACCCGTTGAAGGTGGCCGACCCTTAGGTTGGGAACCACAAGATCAGATAAAccagctccacctcaaccaTCTATAAATAATGCTGCTTTTACTTTGTTGCATCAGTATAAATAATCTAGTAATGTCGTGagccattttctgttttattaaagtCGGGGTTTGAATGCAGGGCTTtaacttgtaatggagtatttttacatgaatTTACTTGTAAATGATGGATCTgtgtacttcttccaccactgaccACTACACAGCAAACAACAATACTCAGAAACTACAGCCTCTTTGCTCTCAGGCTCTGTAAGACCGAGTAAAGGCAGAAACCTACCACCActcttaaatacattttcattttacctgTTGTTGTAGTGAACTTCAAAGCTGCTGACAGTACATACAGTCATGTGAAATTTGAACTCTTGCTTGTTTTCCCTGGATGgaaccacaacagcagcagcccagTCTCACATGTGCTTCTTCTTCTACAAAGCTCAAAATTTATCCAAGTTACACAATGAAGCCGCATGCAGCTTCTTGTTCAAATCAACTTCCATTTGGTTTTTGTATGAAAAGGAAgtaggagttttttttttggtttttttgttttttttttcctgtcgtCTTCGTTTGTCAGATAAATCTATTTGTAATCAGTAAAGGTTCATTTTCATCc
This window harbors:
- the slc9a2 gene encoding sodium/hydrogen exchanger 2 isoform X1, with the protein product MDSSVTTRRGVLFIIFTVLSLLHGSRGEIPPKPTAGVTIVPPVKPDNEPQAYPDAETASLPVFTMNYPRIQIPFEITLWVLLASFAKIGFHVYHKITIWVPESCLLISIGLIVGAIMHSVHEEPPAALSSNVFFLYMLPPIVLDSGYFMPTRPFFENIGTVLWFAVVGTLWNSIGIGMSLFAICQIEAFGVQDINLQENLLFATIISAVDPVAVLSVFEDVSVNEQLYIVVFGECLFNDAVTVVLYNMFSFVADMPVVEPVDVFLGMARFFVVGLGGMGFGLLFGFVAAFTTRFTSRVREIEPLFIFMYSYLAYLVAELFTLSSIMAIVTCALTMKYYVEENVSQRSCTTIRHVVKMLGSISETLIFFFLGVVTVTTEHEWNWGYILFTLLFAFIWRGLGVLVLTQIINPFRTIPFNLKDQFGLAYGGLRGAISFALAFTLPDTIGRKQLFVTATIAIILFTVFLQGISIRPLIEFINVRRTNRNLDTINVEIHCRLMEHTIAGIEDLCGQWSHFYWKDKFMKFNSRILRKILIRDSRAESSIVALYKKLELQNAMEILDTVTGDISAAPSIVSLYEEKKSSSKPKKKFLAADLKNMHDILSKNMYKIRQRTVAYTSKHALPNDSQTKEILIRRHTSIRRSLRPGSFQSSAVPRSHKYFSLPAGKSLDSKLFPPERQSYADDQETMSEVDYPSRRSRFGQPARSSSRAMMPLRRLGTLKEVPSVDILDEGRSESGRTGRGMSRTNSSYSDSRVPAPRRHFSSSADNNSDSADNFRNLHHEAQEEEEEQQQQQQPPSAAWAAEPRDSVTRNPLLRRPQWNPKKM
- the slc9a2 gene encoding sodium/hydrogen exchanger 2 isoform X2 — its product is MDSSVTTRRGVLFIIFTVLSLLHGSRGEIPPKPTAGVTIVPPVKPDNEPQAYPDAETASLPVFTMNYPRIQIPFEITLWVLLASFAKIGFHVYHKITIWVPESCLLISIGLIVGAIMHSVHEEPPAALSSNVFFLYMLPPIVLDSGYFMPTRPFFENIGTIEAFGVQDINLQENLLFATIISAVDPVAVLSVFEDVSVNEQLYIVVFGECLFNDAVTVVLYNMFSFVADMPVVEPVDVFLGMARFFVVGLGGMGFGLLFGFVAAFTTRFTSRVREIEPLFIFMYSYLAYLVAELFTLSSIMAIVTCALTMKYYVEENVSQRSCTTIRHVVKMLGSISETLIFFFLGVVTVTTEHEWNWGYILFTLLFAFIWRGLGVLVLTQIINPFRTIPFNLKDQFGLAYGGLRGAISFALAFTLPDTIGRKQLFVTATIAIILFTVFLQGISIRPLIEFINVRRTNRNLDTINVEIHCRLMEHTIAGIEDLCGQWSHFYWKDKFMKFNSRILRKILIRDSRAESSIVALYKKLELQNAMEILDTVTGDISAAPSIVSLYEEKKSSSKPKKKFLAADLKNMHDILSKNMYKIRQRTVAYTSKHALPNDSQTKEILIRRHTSIRRSLRPGSFQSSAVPRSHKYFSLPAGKSLDSKLFPPERQSYADDQETMSEVDYPSRRSRFGQPARSSSRAMMPLRRLGTLKEVPSVDILDEGRSESGRTGRGMSRTNSSYSDSRVPAPRRHFSSSADNNSDSADNFRNLHHEAQEEEEEQQQQQQPPSAAWAAEPRDSVTRNPLLRRPQWNPKKM